The Rubricoccus marinus nucleotide sequence TTACCGTAGCCCCATCACCCGGCTGCGTTCGGCCGTAGCGATGGCGAGGCGGGCAAACTCGCCGTCGCCGCTCCGCATCCGACGCTCGGCGGCTTGAAGGAGTGCCCGCGCAACCTCGCGCTGGTTCAGGCGCCAGAGGCACTCCGCGAGCGCGCTCTGCGCCTCGGCGATGCGCCAGTGGCCGGGCGTCGCCTGCTCCCGGATGGAGAGCGCCTCGCGAAGAGGCGCCTCCGCCTCGGCGACCTGCCCGCGCAAGAGGAGCGATTCGCCGAGGCCCGTTAGCGGGTACGGGCGTGCGGTGTGGAGTGCGGGCGTCGCGGCGCGGTCGTGGGTGGCGAGCGACTGACGGAACCACCGCTCGGCCTCGCGGCCGTGGCCTCTGGCGAGGTGCAGCATCCCGATGTGGGCTTCGGTGTGCCCTACGCGGAGGTGGTCGTCGCCGTGTAGGTCCCGGTAGATGGCGAGAGAGCGGATCAGAAGAGGCTCGGCCTCCGCCAGAAGTGCCTCGTCGCCGCCGAGCAGGACGGCGCGGTCCTTGATTAGAAGCCCCAGGTTGCTCAGCGCGAGGGCGTACTCCGGGTGGCGCTCGCCGTAGGCGGCCTTAAAGATGCTGAGCGCCTGACGGTAGAACGGTTCGGCTCCCTCGTAATCGCCGCCGTTCTTGCGGATCACGCCGATCTCGTTGAGCGCGCTCCCCAGCCGCGGGTTGTCCGGCCCGAAAAGTGCGCGGTAGCGGTCGGCGGCGAGCCGATACGTGGTCTCCGCTTCTTCCAGGCGCCCCTGGCGGCGCCAGAGGCTTCCCAACGCCGCGGTCGTGTGCGCAACGGCGGCGGCGGTGTCGCCGAGCGCGCGCTGACGGACCGCGAGGGCAGTAATAAGGTGCGGCTCCGCTTCGGTAAACCGGCCCTCTTGCGTCAGGTTGACTCCCATCGCGTGGTGGAGCGACGCCACGGCCGGATGCTCGGGGCCCAGGGCGCGCTCGCCGTCCCCGATCGCGCCGGCGAGAAGTGCCTCGGCCTCCCCGTACCGCGACTGGCTGGAAAAGAGGAGCGCGAGGTCGGCCTGGCTCTGCAGCACGTCGGGGTGGGCGGGCGCGAAGAGCCTCTGGCGCGTGGCGAGCGCCGACCGCTGGAGTGCTTCGGCGCGCTCGAACTCGCCCAGGTGCCCGTACATCTTGCCGATGGACGCTTCGACAGACGCCCGCGTGCGGTCGTCGCCCCGGAGGCCCGTGCGGAGGCGTTCGGCGGTGCGGTCCAGGAGCGCGAGGGCCGAGACCTCGCGGCCTCCCGTCTGGTCCGGGTCCACATCGCCCAGCAAGTCCAACAGCATCTGACTGCTCGCCAGCGCCCGGTCCCGCTCCTGCGCCGCCTCGCCAGCGGCCCACGTCGCCGCGCTCGCAACCGCGAGGATGGACGCCAGGACCACGGCCGCGGCCGCCGCGCCCACGCGGTGCCGGCCGGCGAACTTCCGCACGCGGTAGCCCAGCGTGTCCGGCCGCGCCTCCACCGGCAGGCCTTGGAGGTGCCGCTCGATGTCGCGCGCGAGGTCGCCCGCGCTGAGGTAGCGCCGCCCCGGCTCCTTGCGGAGCGCCTTGAGAACGATGCGGTCCAGGTCGCCGCGCAACCGCCGCCGCAGCCTCTCCGGCGTGGCCTGCCTCTGGCGCGCGATGGCTCGCTGGGGGCTCTCGCCAGAGGCCGGTTTCCCGGGACCCCGTTCGCCAGGGGTCCGCTCTGGCCGCGACTCGTGGGCGCGGCTGGGGGGTGCCGGGATCGTCTCCACGATGGCCCGCTCGATCTCGGCCGGCGACCGGTGCCCGACTTCGATGGGCCGGTGGCCGGCCAGGAGTTCGTAGAGCAGCACGCCCAGCCCGTACACGTCGGTCGCGGTGGTGATGGCGCCGCCCGAGACCTGCTCGGGCGCGGCGTAGGCGGGCGTGAGCACCCAGGCGCCGGTCCGCGTCTGGTCGGTTTCCGGCGTGTCCAACAGCTTCGCGATGCCGAAGTCAAGCAGCTTGGGCTGCGGCGGGCCGCTGGCGCCAGAGGCCTCGCGGGGGGCGGTCACGAGCACGTTGGACGGCTTCAGATCGCGGTGCACCACGAGGTTCTGGTGCGCGTACGCCACGGCGCGCGCCACCTGCACGAAAAGCGTGAGCCGCGCCTCAACACCGAGGCCTCTGGCGTCGCAGAAGTCCGTGATGGGCTCGCCCTCGACGTACTCCAGCGCGAGGTACGGGCGGCCGTCGTCGGTCACGCCTCCATCGAGCAGGCGGCTAATGTGCGGGTGCGAGAGGCCTGCGAGGATGCGCCGCTCGGCGCAGAACCGCTCGATCACCTCAGCGCTGCGGCCGGGGTGCACCAGCTTGATCGCCGCGGTCTGCTGGAAGTCGCCCTCGGCGCGCTCGGCGAGCCATACCGCCCCCATCCCGCCATGCCCCACCTCGCGCACCAGCCGCCAGGGGCCGACGCGTTGCCCGCGCTCCGCCGCCGACGCCTCTGGCGCCACAACCCGCGCG carries:
- a CDS encoding serine/threonine-protein kinase → MELDPDRWARIEAVFADAAEMPPPERRSFLDRACLDTHGVPDVALRDEVLALLSLDDEATAFFGAGIARVVAPEASAAERGQRVGPWRLVREVGHGGMGAVWLAERAEGDFQQTAAIKLVHPGRSAEVIERFCAERRILAGLSHPHISRLLDGGVTDDGRPYLALEYVEGEPITDFCDARGLGVEARLTLFVQVARAVAYAHQNLVVHRDLKPSNVLVTAPREASGASGPPQPKLLDFGIAKLLDTPETDQTRTGAWVLTPAYAAPEQVSGGAITTATDVYGLGVLLYELLAGHRPIEVGHRSPAEIERAIVETIPAPPSRAHESRPERTPGERGPGKPASGESPQRAIARQRQATPERLRRRLRGDLDRIVLKALRKEPGRRYLSAGDLARDIERHLQGLPVEARPDTLGYRVRKFAGRHRVGAAAAAVVLASILAVASAATWAAGEAAQERDRALASSQMLLDLLGDVDPDQTGGREVSALALLDRTAERLRTGLRGDDRTRASVEASIGKMYGHLGEFERAEALQRSALATRQRLFAPAHPDVLQSQADLALLFSSQSRYGEAEALLAGAIGDGERALGPEHPAVASLHHAMGVNLTQEGRFTEAEPHLITALAVRQRALGDTAAAVAHTTAALGSLWRRQGRLEEAETTYRLAADRYRALFGPDNPRLGSALNEIGVIRKNGGDYEGAEPFYRQALSIFKAAYGERHPEYALALSNLGLLIKDRAVLLGGDEALLAEAEPLLIRSLAIYRDLHGDDHLRVGHTEAHIGMLHLARGHGREAERWFRQSLATHDRAATPALHTARPYPLTGLGESLLLRGQVAEAEAPLREALSIREQATPGHWRIAEAQSALAECLWRLNQREVARALLQAAERRMRSGDGEFARLAIATAERSRVMGLR